A single genomic interval of Bradyrhizobium japonicum USDA 6 harbors:
- the map gene encoding type I methionyl aminopeptidase, producing the protein MTISNEHDLICLKEVGRIVANALEAMGKALEPGMTTAELDRIGRELLEAGGARSAPELAYAFPGATCISVNEEIAHGIPGARRIERGDLVNIDVSAEKGGFFADTGASFAVPPVTRSIERLCRDGRRAMWTGLRQVGAGKPIAGIGQAIGTFARKNGYMLVKNLASHGVGLSLHEEPTEIATWPDRSERRIMSDGLVFTVEPFLSLGAEWADNGDDDPWTLYSSPGAPTVQYEHTVVATRNGPLIVTLAG; encoded by the coding sequence ATGACAATCTCGAATGAGCACGATCTGATTTGTCTGAAAGAGGTCGGGCGTATCGTCGCCAATGCCCTTGAGGCGATGGGGAAGGCCCTCGAGCCCGGCATGACCACCGCCGAACTCGACCGGATCGGGCGAGAGCTCCTTGAGGCCGGTGGAGCGCGTTCGGCGCCGGAACTGGCCTATGCCTTTCCTGGCGCAACCTGCATCAGCGTGAACGAAGAGATCGCTCATGGCATCCCGGGTGCCCGGCGGATCGAGCGTGGCGACCTCGTCAACATCGACGTCTCGGCCGAGAAGGGCGGCTTCTTTGCCGATACGGGAGCTTCGTTCGCCGTTCCGCCCGTCACCCGTTCGATCGAGCGTCTTTGCAGGGATGGTCGGCGGGCGATGTGGACGGGCCTGCGGCAGGTCGGAGCCGGCAAACCGATTGCCGGCATCGGTCAGGCCATCGGTACGTTTGCGCGGAAAAACGGCTACATGCTCGTCAAGAACCTGGCCAGTCACGGTGTCGGCTTGTCGCTCCACGAGGAGCCGACGGAGATCGCGACATGGCCCGATCGCTCCGAGCGCCGCATCATGAGCGATGGCCTGGTGTTCACCGTCGAGCCGTTCCTGTCGCTTGGCGCGGAGTGGGCCGATAACGGTGATGACGATCCATGGACGCTCTACAGCAGCCCCGGGGCGCCTACCGTTCAGTACGAGCACACGGTCGTCGCAACCCGAAATGGACCTTTGATCGTTACGTTGGCGGGGTGA
- a CDS encoding S24 family peptidase, with amino-acid sequence MLDVAMIERGLEKTGKSKGGLAAAMGVRPGAVSEILGGERLVKASEIIPIMEYLELNLAPIMGRVGAGAVIEPDYEQVPPEGLGDIALPFPIMEETVAFEIVGDSMLPKYESGDVIVVYKDQRHPLSSFYGEEAVVRLKTGERYLKTIERGKSPSVVNLTSFNAKPIVGVKLEWVGEICLSMPKGQLERLRAKSARPRKKSK; translated from the coding sequence ATGTTGGACGTTGCTATGATCGAGCGGGGCCTGGAGAAGACGGGCAAGAGCAAGGGCGGCCTCGCGGCCGCCATGGGCGTGCGGCCCGGCGCGGTGTCCGAGATCCTGGGCGGCGAGCGCCTGGTGAAGGCGTCCGAAATCATTCCGATCATGGAATATCTTGAGCTCAATCTCGCGCCGATCATGGGCCGCGTCGGAGCCGGCGCGGTGATCGAGCCCGATTATGAACAGGTTCCCCCGGAAGGCCTCGGCGATATCGCGCTGCCGTTCCCGATCATGGAAGAGACCGTCGCCTTCGAGATCGTCGGCGATTCGATGCTGCCCAAATACGAGAGCGGCGACGTGATCGTCGTCTACAAGGACCAGCGCCATCCGCTGTCGAGCTTCTACGGCGAAGAGGCCGTGGTCCGGCTCAAGACCGGCGAGCGCTATTTGAAGACCATCGAGCGGGGCAAATCCCCCTCCGTCGTCAACCTCACCAGCTTCAACGCCAAGCCGATCGTCGGCGTCAAGCTCGAGTGGGTCGGCGAGATCTGCCTGTCGATGCCCAAGGGCCAGCTCGAGCGGCTGCGCGCCAAGTCGGCACGCCCTCGCAAGAAGAGCAAATAG
- a CDS encoding vWA domain-containing protein, which yields MRENLHRFFRAARGAGVHVSPAESIDAMRAVKQVGFSDRAILRDALLLTLAKSQDEKLALGDCFDLFFSQPEPRQGHLEADDNDDASQDADQTPSPSSASEAGEGQPSEGLGPLAQMLLSQDRNAIAAAIASASGAASLSDIRYSTQRGIFSSRILDAMGLQRLRDDLDALTAANPSLAERLRGALDALREAVRDTVSQGLALYAREEAENLRNEILRNAPLARIERRQVAEMRALIRQIARRLRERYSKPRKRQRRGHLDVRRTLRRNAAWGGVPFLTTWKRKHRDRPKIVAICDVSGSVAQVSDFFLLLIHSLHEVVDDVHSFAFSSHLIEVSEILEKKSPEEAMAEIMSKVGFGSSDYGSSLVDFEKEFMSTLTPQTTVIVLGDARSNNLDPRADILRRISERSKRVVWLNPEGRLAWGFGDSEMPRYATFCTVVRQCATAQQLERAVSDIVATYQ from the coding sequence ATGCGCGAGAACCTCCATCGTTTCTTTCGGGCGGCGCGCGGTGCCGGCGTGCATGTCTCGCCCGCCGAAAGCATCGATGCGATGCGCGCGGTCAAGCAGGTCGGCTTTTCCGACCGGGCCATCCTGCGCGATGCGCTGCTCCTGACGCTCGCCAAGTCGCAGGACGAGAAGCTCGCCCTCGGCGACTGCTTTGATCTCTTCTTCAGCCAACCAGAGCCGCGGCAGGGTCACCTCGAGGCCGACGACAACGACGACGCATCGCAGGACGCGGATCAGACGCCCTCACCCAGCTCGGCCAGTGAAGCAGGCGAAGGCCAGCCTTCCGAAGGATTGGGCCCGCTCGCGCAGATGCTGCTGTCGCAGGATCGCAACGCGATCGCAGCCGCCATCGCCAGCGCTTCCGGTGCGGCTTCGCTGTCCGACATCCGCTATTCGACTCAGCGCGGCATCTTTTCCAGCCGCATCCTCGACGCCATGGGCCTTCAGCGCCTGCGCGACGATCTCGACGCGCTCACCGCGGCCAATCCGTCGCTGGCCGAGCGTCTGCGCGGCGCGCTGGACGCGTTGCGCGAAGCAGTCCGCGACACCGTCTCGCAAGGCCTTGCGCTCTATGCCCGCGAGGAGGCCGAAAATCTCCGCAACGAGATCCTGCGCAATGCCCCGCTCGCCCGCATCGAGCGGCGCCAGGTCGCGGAGATGCGTGCGCTTATCCGCCAGATCGCGCGCCGCCTGCGCGAGCGCTACTCGAAGCCGCGTAAGCGCCAGCGCCGCGGCCATCTCGACGTGCGTCGCACACTGCGCCGCAACGCGGCCTGGGGCGGCGTGCCCTTCCTCACCACCTGGAAGCGCAAGCATCGCGATCGGCCGAAGATCGTTGCCATCTGCGACGTCTCCGGCTCGGTCGCGCAGGTCTCCGATTTCTTCCTGCTCCTGATCCACTCGCTGCACGAGGTGGTCGACGACGTCCACTCCTTCGCCTTCTCCTCCCATCTGATCGAGGTCAGCGAGATCCTGGAAAAGAAGTCGCCGGAAGAGGCGATGGCCGAGATCATGTCCAAGGTCGGCTTCGGCTCATCCGACTACGGCTCTTCGCTCGTCGATTTCGAGAAGGAGTTCATGAGCACGCTGACGCCGCAGACCACGGTGATCGTGCTCGGCGACGCCCGCAGCAACAATCTCGACCCGCGCGCCGACATCCTGCGCCGCATCTCCGAACGCTCGAAGCGCGTGGTCTGGCTCAATCCCGAAGGACGGCTCGCCTGGGGCTTCGGTGATTCCGAGATGCCGCGCTACGCGACCTTCTGCACTGTCGTGCGCCAATGCGCCACCGCACAGCAGCTCGAACGCGCCGTGTCCGACATCGTGGCGACTTATCAGTAG
- a CDS encoding GcrA family cell cycle regulator yields the protein MEPGHWPSEHSDALRDYFLKGMSYAEIGRQINGRFGTAYTRNAVAGRAKRLGLAAPARMTSPSIVPSLPSGACLIGPPRPAMPNLNLPPKSAMKPARVKLRCVGVQPRLITLGELGRDDCRYPYGGDKDGEAIAFCGHPRQRGSSYCTPHARLTRKSEAASARVAGPVVLRLISAA from the coding sequence ATGGAACCGGGTCATTGGCCGTCGGAGCACTCCGACGCGCTTCGCGACTATTTTCTCAAGGGAATGTCTTATGCGGAGATCGGAAGACAGATAAACGGAAGGTTTGGAACGGCTTACACACGCAACGCGGTGGCCGGCCGCGCCAAGCGGCTGGGACTCGCGGCACCGGCGCGGATGACGAGTCCATCGATCGTGCCGTCCTTGCCGTCAGGAGCCTGTCTCATCGGGCCGCCCCGTCCGGCGATGCCGAACCTGAACTTGCCACCGAAATCCGCAATGAAGCCCGCGCGGGTCAAGTTGCGCTGTGTCGGCGTCCAGCCCCGCCTGATCACGCTGGGCGAACTCGGGCGCGACGACTGCCGCTATCCCTATGGTGGCGACAAGGACGGGGAGGCGATCGCCTTCTGCGGCCATCCGCGCCAGCGGGGTTCCAGCTATTGCACGCCGCATGCCCGCCTGACGCGAAAGTCTGAGGCCGCGTCCGCTCGCGTCGCCGGTCCCGTCGTCCTGAGGCTGATCTCTGCCGCCTGA
- a CDS encoding AAA family ATPase, which translates to MAEQKASTSIEAVESGLAAQGYIASRQIATAVYLSQQIEKPILVEGPAGVGKTELAKAIAAWRGMKMIRLQCYEGLDEAKALYEWKYAKQLLYTQILKDKLGEVLGGAQTLHDALNQLHDFGDVFFSKEFVEPRPLLQALEQPGGCVLLIDEIDKSDAEFESLLLEILSDFQVTIPELGTVAAITPPTVILTSNSERDLGDALKRRCLHLHIGFPEQRLEERIVESRVSGISQALRRQMVGFIHEIRSLDLKKLPSVSETIDWARVLVLLQASELDTDIVKDTLNVLLKYEADIEAATPQVTTFIAKAARSNVFG; encoded by the coding sequence GTGGCTGAACAGAAGGCCTCGACCTCAATCGAGGCAGTGGAGAGCGGCCTCGCCGCGCAAGGCTATATCGCGAGCCGGCAGATCGCGACCGCCGTCTATTTGTCGCAGCAGATCGAGAAGCCGATCCTGGTCGAAGGCCCCGCGGGCGTCGGCAAGACCGAGCTTGCCAAGGCCATTGCGGCCTGGCGCGGCATGAAGATGATCCGCCTGCAGTGTTACGAGGGCCTCGACGAGGCCAAGGCGCTCTACGAGTGGAAATACGCCAAGCAGCTTCTCTACACCCAGATCCTCAAGGACAAGCTCGGCGAAGTCCTTGGCGGCGCGCAGACGCTGCATGACGCACTCAATCAGCTGCACGATTTCGGCGACGTGTTCTTCTCCAAGGAGTTCGTCGAGCCCCGGCCGCTGCTCCAGGCGCTGGAGCAGCCCGGCGGTTGCGTGCTGCTGATCGACGAGATCGACAAGTCGGACGCCGAGTTCGAATCGCTGCTGCTGGAAATCCTCTCCGATTTCCAGGTCACGATCCCGGAGCTCGGCACGGTCGCGGCGATCACGCCGCCGACGGTGATCCTCACCTCGAACAGCGAGCGTGACCTCGGCGACGCCCTGAAGCGGCGCTGCCTGCATCTGCATATCGGCTTCCCCGAGCAGCGGCTCGAAGAACGCATCGTCGAGAGCCGCGTCTCCGGCATCTCGCAGGCGCTGCGTCGGCAGATGGTCGGCTTCATCCACGAGATCCGCTCGCTCGACCTGAAGAAGCTGCCTTCGGTCAGTGAGACCATCGACTGGGCGCGCGTCCTGGTCCTACTTCAGGCCTCGGAGCTCGATACGGACATCGTCAAGGACACGCTCAATGTGCTCCTGAAGTACGAGGCCGACATAGAGGCAGCAACGCCGCAAGTTACGACCTTCATTGCCAAGGCGGCACGGTCCAACGTTTTCGGTTGA
- a CDS encoding dicarboxylate/amino acid:cation symporter — protein MSTITAAPTAEPKPLYTSLFVQVLAALVLGVILGMGVPDFAIGLKILSDAFLKLISMIVAPIVFCVVVHGIAGAGDLKKVGRVGVKALVYFEVMTTVALVVGLLLAYLFGPGHGMNIDPSTLDAKALNTYADNAHKLSGGGIGAFLMNVIPSTSFDALSRNDVLQVLFFAVLFGVGLALVGGEKGALVTSIIDAASTVLFRVMGLIVRVAPLGVLGAVAYTVGKYGVGSLKQLVSLVMLFYVSVGIFVLGVLGGVMALAGINILKFLAYLREELTIVLATASSDAVLPQIMKKLERMGVKDSVVGLVIPTGYSFNLDAFSIYLTLAVVFIAQATNTPLSFGDLLLVLGVSLITSKGAHGVPGSAIVILAATLNAVPSIPAIGLVLVLSVDWFIGMARALGNLIGNCVATVVVAAWEGDLDRAKAAKVLEGGELVDVTAG, from the coding sequence ATGTCGACCATCACCGCGGCACCTACCGCCGAGCCGAAGCCGCTCTACACCTCGCTGTTCGTCCAGGTCCTCGCCGCGCTGGTGCTAGGCGTCATCCTGGGGATGGGCGTTCCGGACTTCGCGATCGGGCTCAAGATCCTCAGCGATGCCTTCCTGAAGCTGATCTCGATGATCGTGGCCCCGATCGTGTTCTGCGTCGTCGTGCACGGCATTGCCGGCGCCGGCGACCTCAAGAAGGTCGGCCGGGTCGGCGTCAAGGCGCTGGTCTATTTCGAGGTAATGACGACGGTCGCGCTCGTGGTCGGCCTGCTGCTCGCCTATCTCTTCGGCCCCGGCCACGGCATGAACATCGATCCCTCGACGCTCGACGCCAAGGCGCTCAACACCTATGCCGACAACGCCCACAAGCTGTCCGGCGGCGGCATCGGTGCGTTCCTGATGAACGTGATCCCCAGCACCTCGTTCGATGCGCTGTCGCGCAACGACGTGCTCCAGGTGCTGTTCTTCGCGGTCCTTTTCGGTGTCGGCCTTGCGCTCGTCGGCGGCGAGAAGGGCGCGCTGGTCACGTCGATCATCGACGCGGCCTCCACCGTGCTGTTTCGGGTCATGGGGCTGATCGTGCGGGTCGCGCCGCTCGGCGTGCTCGGCGCGGTCGCCTATACCGTCGGCAAATACGGCGTCGGCTCACTGAAGCAGCTCGTCTCGCTGGTGATGCTGTTCTACGTCTCGGTCGGCATCTTCGTGCTGGGCGTGCTCGGCGGCGTGATGGCGCTCGCCGGAATCAACATCCTCAAATTCCTCGCTTACTTGCGCGAAGAGCTGACCATCGTGCTCGCGACCGCGTCCTCCGATGCCGTGCTGCCGCAGATCATGAAGAAACTGGAGCGGATGGGCGTGAAGGATTCCGTGGTCGGCCTCGTCATCCCGACCGGCTATTCCTTCAACCTCGACGCTTTCTCGATCTACCTGACGCTCGCCGTCGTCTTCATCGCGCAGGCGACCAACACGCCGCTGTCCTTCGGCGACCTCCTGCTGGTGCTCGGCGTCTCGCTGATCACGTCGAAGGGCGCGCACGGCGTGCCGGGTTCGGCGATCGTGATCCTGGCAGCGACGCTCAACGCGGTGCCGAGTATTCCCGCCATCGGCCTCGTGCTGGTGCTGTCGGTCGATTGGTTCATCGGCATGGCCCGCGCCCTCGGCAACCTCATCGGCAATTGCGTGGCGACTGTCGTGGTCGCCGCCTGGGAAGGCGATCTCGACCGCGCCAAGGCGGCCAAGGTACTGGAGGGTGGCGAGCTGGTCGACGTGACCGCGGGTTAG
- a CDS encoding quinone oxidoreductase family protein — protein sequence MTHAIRFHKTGGPEVLVWEEVSVGKPGPGEARIRHTAVGLNFVDIYNRSGVYPAQLPSGLGSEAAGIVEEVGSGVTDLKPGDRVAYGASPLGAYSEARLIPADRLLKLPDGVDDKTAAAMMLKGLTTQYLIRQTYRVKAGDTILLHAAAGGVGLILSQWAKHLGATVIGTVSSDEKAKLAKAHGCDHVIIYTREDFVKRVDEIAGGKKVPVVYDSVGKDTFLKSLDCLAPLGVAALFGASSGAVEPLNLGLLAQKGSLYVTRPTLFTYAAKREALVAMANELFDVVKSGAVKIEVHQTYPLKDAAKAHADLAARKTTGSTVLTV from the coding sequence ATGACGCATGCCATTCGCTTTCACAAGACCGGCGGTCCTGAAGTCCTGGTCTGGGAGGAGGTCAGTGTCGGCAAGCCCGGACCCGGCGAGGCGCGCATCCGTCACACTGCCGTCGGTCTCAACTTCGTCGACATCTACAATCGCTCCGGCGTGTATCCGGCACAATTGCCGAGCGGTCTTGGCAGCGAGGCGGCCGGGATCGTCGAGGAAGTCGGCTCGGGTGTCACCGATCTGAAGCCGGGCGACCGCGTCGCCTATGGCGCCTCGCCGCTCGGTGCCTATTCCGAGGCGCGGCTGATCCCGGCCGACCGGCTGTTGAAGCTGCCCGACGGCGTCGACGACAAGACTGCGGCGGCAATGATGCTGAAGGGGCTCACCACCCAATATCTGATCCGGCAGACCTATCGCGTGAAGGCCGGCGACACCATCCTGCTCCATGCCGCGGCCGGCGGCGTCGGCCTGATCCTGAGCCAGTGGGCAAAGCATCTCGGCGCGACGGTGATCGGCACCGTCAGCAGCGACGAGAAGGCAAAGCTCGCCAAGGCACACGGCTGCGATCATGTGATCATCTATACGCGCGAGGATTTCGTGAAGCGCGTCGACGAGATCGCCGGCGGCAAGAAGGTGCCGGTGGTCTACGATTCCGTCGGCAAGGATACGTTCCTGAAGTCGCTGGATTGTCTTGCGCCGCTCGGTGTTGCCGCGCTGTTTGGTGCGTCCTCCGGCGCTGTCGAGCCGCTCAACCTCGGCCTGCTCGCGCAGAAGGGCTCGCTCTACGTCACCCGTCCGACGCTGTTCACCTACGCGGCCAAGCGCGAGGCCCTGGTCGCGATGGCGAACGAGCTGTTCGACGTGGTGAAGTCCGGCGCAGTCAAGATCGAGGTGCACCAGACCTATCCGTTGAAGGACGCCGCCAAGGCGCATGCCGATCTCGCCGCACGCAAGACCACGGGCTCGACCGTCCTCACGGTGTGA